The Coccinella septempunctata chromosome 6, icCocSept1.1, whole genome shotgun sequence genome segment GATTtgttcgtaatcagcattgtgATCAGAAATTCTTGAAGAAGTAGACATTTGGTCATCGTCTTCATCTTGGAAAGTATCCTGAGTGAAAGGATCAATACTAATCACCATATTTTCTGAATGATTCTCGTTTCCAGCGTCATTATTGACATTGTTAATTTCCGCATCAATATCTTCTCCATTAACTGCCTGAGTAGTAGAGGACTTCtgggaatttttttttgatatctgTGCCTTTTTAGTTTTGACCTTGGAATGGTAAACGGAATGCTTTCCTAGATCAGCTTTACTTAAGAATTTCTTATGACATTTTTTGCATGAAAACAGTTTATGTCCAGAATGTATACGCATGTGTTTCGATAAATTAGTATTTCTAGAAAAGGATTTAAAGCAAACTTTGCATGTGAAGGGTTTTATACCTGTATGAACTATTGTATGTTTTCGCAAATCTGATCTCCTGGCAAAAGTACGCGAACACTGCGGACATTTAAACGGCTTATCGTCTTTATGCACGTTTTTGAGGTGTGTTAAATAGTGGATTCTGTTCTCGAAATTCACACTACATGCTGCACAGGAATAAGGTGTTTCATTATTGTGGGCCATCGTTTCATGTGAGTTACATTCTTCTTTGCTCATGAAAGCGTGGTCACAATACCTGCACATGGATATGTTGGAAAAACCATAACCGTAACTTTTGTTCAAAATAGAGTTATCGTTTTCACTGGGGACCTCTGGTTCAGCATCAATATCAGAGTTGTAATCGGCCACATTGGGATCTACCACCATGACAACATCGTCAGTATGATCGTGAAAATTCAATGGAGCTTGCAGTATTGATGGTTCATTTTCATCGTTAATTCTTCTTAGGGTGGCATCAGAGACGAAGCATTGTTGTCGAAATTCCAAGCAAAAATCAATCTTGTACAAACAACGGTGACATATTACGTTGGGAAGACCATCGTCCATTgcaatctgaaaatttttaaacatTATCAATAATCATCGTGCTTCGATCAAATGTTGGACTTGAATTGCGAATGCGGTGaacatatgaggggttcagaactgaagtgaaccaagtccatatGCAGCATATGATTACATTCTATCCTTttgaaatctaaagaagtcacttttgaattaattgatgataaacaacttctaagcaaTGGCTAAATGTATCTCAAAACTAgtctgaatggacttggttcacttcaacTCTCAACCCTCATATTTTATTCGCATTGATTATTGAAAATCTTGAACAAAGGGATCGCATTCATTTATACGAGCACGGTTTCTGGAAGTCTTGATTTAGTATAATTAAAACCGAAGATTTGATGCCattcaatttttggaaaatatcgTTGCTCATAATCAACTCGTTTCTTGTATATTCGACGTGCATAcacagtatagacaccaacTATGGTGCCTATAATGTGGTACCTATATGAATTTATACAGCAAGTGGggccattttatgtttttttttttattgctgtATAAACTCACCTTTACTTTCTACGCGTGTGAAGGGCCGGCATTATGATTTATTCACACTTCTCTAAGAATGCCCCTGACGAAAGCCCGAAACACGCGTCTACGGTTAATATTTTTGGGAGGGTTAGGTCCGAATTTCTTCTTCCTGTTCCAAACTGTTTCCTCATTATCCTTCGtttaacattgaaaatattaatcTTAGCAATAAAAATCACTAGCGGATGCGACCGACATTGTTCTGTTGTGAAATGTGTAGATTTGTAAATCAGCGCAACTTAAATTTCGAATGAAATTCTGAATCAAATGTAGAAAAAACGATGACGATATGCCTAACTGGACAGTTTTTCTCTTTACGTTGCCTATCGGACGTAAAGTTAATTTTTGAGAATTTGAAGTcgtaaaaatttcatgaatatctTAAGACACTTTTGAGAAACAATCCTATCGCTCGACTGCGGAGCCCCCTGTTGTGAATCTAATCCATCCGCGGCTTCACCCGcatcattgtataaagaccactttATATATAGTCTTTATACAATGCCCGCATACAGAGTAATAGAGTATTCCATTGAAATCTTCCCAGCAGTTCATGAAACAACCCTTCATCTACAGTGACTTTATAGGGTGTATAAAGTCACTGTACCTTCATCTCGACTACAACGCCACCTTCTGAACCCAGTTGTGAATCTGAACTATCTGGAAAAGGGTATCTCGGGCTGAACCGAGAAtaaaccaaagatattacacaccaagatgGAGCATCCCTATACTGAATGCACGGAATGTTTTGTCCGCAAAGTAAACACTGAATGTTTACAAACAAACGCGGCAATAGTAAACagaaaccagtggcgtagttgaaaagttgtaaataataatatgtagtattattatttattatagcGGTGTGAAGAATAGTAATGATGGGTGTATATGAATTTGATAATTTCATGAATTcctttggaaaataaaattgtttgatataATTTCTCgttaaattgaactgaaatgaccTGAGGCACGAATTGTTTTCGATATAACTCCGAAgttttgaaagaaattttcGCACAAATGGTTATGATATtccgtaaaaaaatttcttttactgCTTGCAGACCGCCCCTATTCAACCCTGGAATATCAATTCGGGTTACCAATCTGAAGCACGAAATTTTTCTTATATATCTCCGAAGTTTTAACGAGAGTCAAAACGAAATATTCACACATATGATTGTCGACTATCCAAACTTCATATTCCGTAAAAAAACTTAGTCCGGGACTAAGATTGGtttcttccaaaaaataaatatttgtttagtATGATCCATAACATTGCCCATACATCGAGGTATTTCAGGTTTTGCACTAGGCTGTTCGCTTATTGTGTCAAgggaaattttttgataaaggtagatttcaaaaaaaaattgctaaaCCACTGATGtgaggaaaaatttattttttcaataattcaaaaaatacaGATTCGATCATGTTGATAGTTAGTATTTCAGTAGAAAATAATATGTGATATAGCtttaaattttgttttctacattttatttagaaattaattgcaataattcattaaaatttgcTTTTGTAGTCAAACAGGAATAGAAGAAATATTCCTAtggaaaaaatgaacaaaatcttATAAGAACAattcttaattattattatacaactCCATCCAGAAAAACATTACAGTACAATAACATAAATTAATAGGTCAATAAGGAGCTCACAAAATTAACTAAGACTCAGACAATTCTCAAAATAGTTAATGCATCTTTATCAAAATTATACTTAAAATTTAAATGATTGAATGTTCTTATTAAATGATTGAAAACTTaatactgacaaaaaattcCTTTATAAAAACATATCACAATAATCCTGCATTTATATGCAACATTTATAATAAGAGGGACTAATTAGAAAGCATAATTCTTTTATTAGATTACTGAATTCATTGCTGAACTTGAATCaagtattattttgttttcaaccatTTTGCACAATTGAAAATGTGGTGAGTACCACACTATTACAAGATAAAAATTATCAATCATTTTTAGTACATATAGACCTGGAAAATAGAATATATGAACGAAACAATAGGATTCTGAAAGTGTGACAACATGACAATGGACAGATactatcaaatttgaaaataaaggaaatacACGTAGTTTCTTTGATGAGGGGTATCAACAGACTGGTGCAATCATTGCATGTAGCAGACAAATCTGAAGCTGTTGAAGTTTTAGATAGTTCAGAACCACTCAGTTTTGGGAATTCCTCGACTCTACCAATATCTGAGAGTGTCTGGGTCACACTCCTTAAATATGAAGCAGTCGATGTGCAACAtgaactgaaatgaaaacatatcaaCATAAATTATGGTTGGAAATGATTGCAAGACAAACACtttttaaattattgttttcACCTGATGCATtcgaaataatattcaatacacTCACGTATATGTATGTGGTGCTGCAAATCTATCAGTATCAAATACTTCTAAGGAATCGACTTTGCCTGATAAATCTGAAGCGGCCAAAGCAACAGACATGTCTGTAGCAGATAAATCGGAAGCAGTCAATGTGGCAGATAAATCTGAAGTACTTGCGGTAGCAGACAAATCTGAAGTTTCTGACAATTCAGAACCAATGGATTTTGAGGACTCCCCAACTTTACCAACATCTGATGTGTCCTGGGTCATATACCTTTCGTCTGAAGCCGCTAATGTGTTACTTgaactgaaataaaatataaaaaattaggatTAATTCTTCAATAAGTATTGTGTAATCCCTTGATTTATTATAGTAACATTATTTAAATGATTGATTTCACTCgatacattcaaaatattcagaatactCACCAAGGATCAGGCAATGAAATCCTGGATGGAATAGCTTcagttttcaaacatttttttccaaatttaaggATGAAATCTTCGTCACAGAAATGGTCAGAGCAAACATACACCCATTTGgaagattctgaaattttcagttttaactGGTCCATCCATAATTTCTGTCGAGCACTATCAATAGGCATTCTAATGAGAGGAAAAATTCTTTAGTGATGAATTAAACAATACTACTACTAATACGTATCCCAAGCTACGCCTATGGAAAAATATCGTTTGTTGTTGTTTACTTACCGGTGCATGGATTTCCCACTGCTTttactgctgatttttttgcaCACCACACAGCGATTCACCATTTTTGCAGTTTCTAGTTAAAAATAATACGTTTTCACGTAAATCGTCCAACAATAACGTTTGTATCACTCAAGATTCGAGAATATGTAAACATGTGGCCATTCGAAGTGGGTTGTTAAATAAACAACGTTGCCAAACTTCTTTCTTCGTCATCtccttattttttcatattaaatTTATGAACATAATTTCATTCTGTAACTTGGCTTAGAACATATCCTGAATTCATCAAGCATTAGTATTGTCAGTattatcatttattcaatagCCGATAcattttacattgaaataattatgtcATATTTCCTCTCGAACGGAAGCGAAAACCTGGGATTATATacttttccaaaaatattgcCAACGCTGCTTAACAATTCAGCATCATTCGGATAGCTTCGGAAAACACGATTCTCTCAACCAATCGTTGtatgtggtttattgttttggttttgatcgtCACTTCGGCTAACTTCGGAAAAAACGATTCTTTCAACCAATCGTTGtatgtggtttattgttttggttctgatcaaaatataaacatatagctATCTTATTTCGAGGACGTTTTCTCTCTCACTATGCTctatcttggtgtgtaatatctttggaatAAACCCACACACAGTAtctcataaaaattttcttccaaaacaACAGGAGGCAAAGCCTCCTTTTGAGCTCCATTATCAATGTAAACCATCCAGGACTGCACTCACaatcaatttattttatttttttttcctagctcGACTGCAACGCTACCTGTACGGCTCGATTGTAAATGTGAACTATCCAGGACCTAACCGAAACCCACGCAAATATAAAGAGATATGAAATCGGCTTATATGTTTCCAATTTATGGCATGAGCAACGAAAATACGGATTCTTTTTCATACAAAGATGTTAATAATACTCATTATGTTGATAATTCTCATTACTAAGTCTATGTTTGAAAAGAACTACTCCTCTGTGTTCTACGCAACCATGATTTGGTCCCCGTAAGGGGCGTAAGGCCATAAATtcggtaatgaaaatgaaactgTCGTCTGTGATTAATTTCTCATTCTATGCTTCTCTTTTCTTTCAGAAATCAGAAAGAATTTTTACATGTGGGACTTGGGAGATACGAGATTTTCAGATACTATTTTCTTCACTGGCCAAAGATTAATTAATTTGGAGTAGGTTTACTCAATTTAGCGGTATATACAAATCGTTAATAAATACTTATCAACACATAATGATGTGAAACTCACATTGGAATACACATCTTATAGCCAATTAATTACTGCTGCAGTTCAATCAATGAAACAAAGTGTGTCGATACTATTATTGCTCATTATTGATGTAACGCCGAATTTAGATGTTTTGAAATAactaaatgaataaaaatttctaCAAACTTTACATAATTCGTTGATAGTCGCTGTTAAAGCGGTTTGTTTCATTTTGATAGTTTTGTTTCATGGATTGATTTCATCTTGATATAAATAACACTATGACCCATAATCATTCTTACGAGAAGAATGGAATAGCGTGAgataacatattttttattgaaatctcCAAAGCAACAAGCCGAGAAATAGTTCAATAAACGATTTTTTCATACGATACAATCATACAATATGGAAATCAAACAATAAAATTGTAATGGCTCAACCTAACCTCAACTTACCTGAAGTGCAGTACAATCCACGATTTTCTTATATAAACTCTTTTCGTTTCCACTATTTTGATTGAATATGCCGAACATGAACCCATCTTTCTGAAGACACAACCGACAAATTGTTGCATAACTTTGCCATCCATTAATTCTATCCATTTTAGTAACACTTTCAGTTCACTTAAAATTCACAGAAATACCGACTATATTTCGAGGTGAGTGAAGTTTCTTGGAAATATAGAGACAATTCACATCATTGCTTTAGCACCTGGTTCCGATTGTTGATAAACTTGGGACACAAAATGATGGAGTCTTAGTAGGGTTATGGATGGGGCAACTACCTCGCCTACATTGAAGTGAAAAGGGCGGTTCTTATAGACTTGCGCGCGTGGCCCCATTTTGATATTTGTTGAgcgaaatgaaattatttgtcTTACAATATCTCGTcccaatatattttttatgtgcATGAATATTAGTATAAGACATATAAATAACTCAATTTTTACTGTTATATTGATAAATTTCATGAACTTATGTGTCTTATCTGATAGAACTATTAATGAATGAGTTTGCGAAACGTATAAGAGTAATATATTTTCGAATACATTATGTGTAACATTTTAATGATTTGtatcaaaataaaattcatgTTTAATGGTAAAGATCGTTTATATACTCGGCCCCCAAGAATTCAATCCGCGATAACTCTTTTTATTTCAAGAAAACAATTCAGCATACCATCAAGAACAGTGGCTTGACTTAATTTCAAGTTTTCCTTAGGAAGCCTTTGAAACTTCACCCCTCCCCAAGTAAAAAACAAGCTTGAATATttggaaaatgttattttttcaaaacaacATACTTTTtacatatttctattttttaatATACATTTTTACAAATCCTCAGTAAACATCTCACAACAAATTTGAGCATACTTCAAATTAGTTGTAGATATTAGCAAGCTTCAGCCATTTCAAATGTCGTTTAGATAGATTGATATCACTTGCATTTGATGTGTGTTTGCTGGCTTCAAGAAATTCTATTTCTTTTTTCAGTAAAAGGTTGTAAAAACTAGACGAAGTAATTTTGTTGGGCAACTCAGGTTTCATGGCAATCAGTTCGTTAATTTCCAAACTCAACATATTACATGAGACATGACGACCCATACATTTGTGTTCAATATAAAGTTTAAAATCCAATTTCATCTCATGGTAGTCATAAATTAGTTCAATTAACTTTATAATGAGAAATTTCCGATAGCTCCAAAGACATTCATGGTTACTATATAGATAATTTAATTCTACagatatataaaataaatcattcaacaaaacagacaacaaattaatatatttaggATAAGCATCATTTTCAGTATGTGAAACTGATTTGCCAAACAAGGCTCTCACTATATGATACGGATCATCGCTATAGAAAGGGAGATTTAAATATTTGATTGCATTATTGAAACTCAAACTTTCAAAAATTGTATATGAAATACTttcaatattcttcatattgcgtatcaaaaattgtctatagtTATACCCAGTATATTCAGATATATGATTAGTTATCCAGTCAATGGAAAATTTGAGCTCCAACAAAACAATGTTTGCTATTTCAGGATGTGATCGCAACAATATTTCCATACACCATATTCTATAGTTCCAAGAATGATAATTATTCGGTGATTTAACAGCAGTCCTCTCGCAAACTTTACtctcattttgaaaaaaattcaaattttcaacctTCTTGAGTTTACAGCTTAACAACCACTTTCGGTAAGAAAAAGCTTCATAGGATTTTGGGTACATGGATAATAATATCTCATTGAAGTATAGTTCTTGTTCGatgttcaaaatatcattttccacCAGGTCTCGTTTCATATTCCAAAACGTAACAACAGTAGGTTGTACAAGAAGCCCACCAACTAAAACATGGTTGAGATTTTTCATATCATCAAGAGTCATTTGTTTACGTGATAGTTTTTTCCGGTTTTTCAACAATACTGAGTGGGAGTAACTTTGAAGGTAGGGTTTACACCATGATTCTAAGCCAAGGCAGTTTTCTTCATATAAGATGGGAGATTtgtttttcagattttcggtagTCTGCACAATAGCGAATTCTCGTCTAAAATTAGAACAAATATCAAATAAGCCGATACTGAAGTACATCAACATACATTTCTGAATCTCTTTGTATGATATTTTCTAAGGTACGAAGAACCTTCTCACACATAGCACTATTTTCTCCCATGTCGAGAAGTGTTTTTGTGAAAAAGTAAAATGCATATGTAAATATACAATGCAGAGTCAATGTTTAAAAAACATACATCCGAGAATCTGAGCAACGAGTTTTAGAACTTGAAGGAAAACATATA includes the following:
- the LOC123315114 gene encoding zinc finger protein 28-like, which encodes MDRINGWQSYATICRLCLQKDGFMFGIFNQNSGNEKSLYKKIVDCTALQIAMDDGLPNVICHRCLYKIDFCLEFRQQCFVSDATLRRINDENEPSILQAPLNFHDHTDDVVMVVDPNVADYNSDIDAEPEVPSENDNSILNKSYGYGFSNISMCRYCDHAFMSKEECNSHETMAHNNETPYSCAACSVNFENRIHYLTHLKNVHKDDKPFKCPQCSRTFARRSDLRKHTIVHTGIKPFTCKVCFKSFSRNTNLSKHMRIHSGHKLFSCKKCHKKFLSKADLGKHSVYHSKVKTKKAQISKKNSQKSSTTQAVNGEDIDAEINNVNNDAGNENHSENMVISIDPFTQDTFQDEDDDQMSTSSRISDHNADYEQIVSTSQQENYYSNDAQENSTQSSPSRPFVCSTCKKSFMRKRELDRHILTHTGMKPFKCTRCDKSFGRKDKLVRHMRIHDVNKQFSCDMCEETFSRKESLTQHQKVYHTSYHNEVF
- the LOC123315115 gene encoding protein prenyltransferase alpha subunit repeat-containing protein 1, translating into MGENSAMCEKVLRTLENIIQRDSEIREFAIVQTTENLKNKSPILYEENCLGLESWCKPYLQSYSHSVLLKNRKKLSRKQMTLDDMKNLNHVLVGGLLVQPTVVTFWNMKRDLVENDILNIEQELYFNEILLSMYPKSYEAFSYRKWLLSCKLKKVENLNFFQNESKVCERTAVKSPNNYHSWNYRIWCMEILLRSHPEIANIVLLELKFSIDWITNHISEYTGYNYRQFLIRNMKNIESISYTIFESLSFNNAIKYLNLPFYSDDPYHIVRALFGKSVSHTENDAYPKYINLLSVLLNDLFYISVELNYLYSNHECLWSYRKFLIIKLIELIYDYHEMKLDFKLYIEHKCMGRHVSCNMLSLEINELIAMKPELPNKITSSSFYNLLLKKEIEFLEASKHTSNASDINLSKRHLKWLKLANIYN